Proteins co-encoded in one Dama dama isolate Ldn47 chromosome 2, ASM3311817v1, whole genome shotgun sequence genomic window:
- the LOC133066299 gene encoding pregnancy-associated glycoprotein 1-like — protein MKWLVLLGLVAFSECIVKIPLMRVKLMRKTCSEKNMLNNFLKEHAYRLFQTSSPGPNITTHPLRNIKDIFYLGNITIGTPPQEFQVAFDTGSSDLWVPSILCSSRFCSSHVLFRHRESSTFQPTDTGFRIEYTAGNMKGVVVHDTVRIGDLVSTDQPFILSMNNSGFEGMPSDGVLGLNYPNLSLTGCIPIFDNLKNQGAISEPVFAFYLSKSKPEGSVVMFGGVDKSYYQGALNWVPLIQADDWHVHMDRISISSRVVACNGGCEAFVDTGTSLILGPGRLVDNILRLFGATKHYVSCSVVNTLPSIDFTINGIKYPLPAQAYTMKDSSSDCYIGFRENQASTSTETWILGDVFLRLYFSVFDRGNDRIGLAQAV, from the exons atgaagtggcttGTGCTCCTCGGGCTGGTGGCCTTCTCAGAGTGCATAGTCAA AATACCTCTAATGAGAGTGAAGCTGATGAGAAAAACCTGCAGTGAGAAAAACATGCTGAACAATTTCCTGAAGGAACATGCTTACAGACTGTTCCAGACTTCTTCTCCTGGCCCAAATATAACTACTCACCCCCTGAGAAATATCAAGGAT ATATTCTACCTGGGTAATATCACCATTGGAACACCCCCTCAGGAATTCCAGGTTGCCTTTGACACAGGCTCATCTGACTTGTGGGTGCCCTCCATCCTTTGCTCCAGCCGATTCTGTT CTTCACACGTTTTGTTCAGACATCGTGAGTCTTCCACCTTCCAGCCTACCGATACGGGATTCAGAATCGAATACACTGCTGGGAATATGAAGGGAGTTGTTGTTCATGACACCGTTCGG ATTGGGGACCTCGTAAGTACTGACCAGCCATTTATTCTAAGCATGAACAATTCCGGGTTTGAGGGAATGCCTTCTGATGGCGTCTTGGGCTTGAACTACCCCAACTTATCTCTCACTGGATGCATCCCCATCTTTGACAACCTGAAGAATCAAGGTGCCATTTCTGAGCCTGTTTTTGCCTTCTACCTGAGCAA AAGCAAGCCGGAGGGCAGTGTGGTGATGTTTGGCGGGGTGGATAAATCCTACTACCAGGGAGCACTCAACTGGGTACCACTGATCCAAGCGGATGACTGGCATGTACACATGGACCG CATCTCCATTAGCAGCCGGGTTGTTGCTTGTAATGGCGGCTGTGAGGCCTTTGTGGACACTGGGACATCACTGATCCTTGGCCCAGGAAGACTGGTCGATAACATCCTGAGACTCTTCGGCGCCACCAAG CACTATGTATCATGTTCTGTGGTCAATACCCTGCCCTCTATTGACTTCACCATCAACGGCATCAAATACCCACTGCCAGCTCAAGCCTACACCATGAAG GATTCTAGCAGCGACTGCTATATTGGCTTTAGAGAGAACCAAGCGAGTACATCTACAGAGACCTGGATCCTGGGTGACGTCTTCTTGAGGCTGTATTTCTCGGTCTTTGATCGAGGAAATGACAGGATTGGCCTGGCACAGGCAGTGTAA